In Gammaproteobacteria bacterium, the genomic window AGGCCATATCAGCAATAGAATATTCCCCGGTAATAAATTCTTTATTTTCCAATTGCTTATCAAGCACAGCATAAAGTCGTGACGTTTCTTTAATATATCGCTCAATAGCATAGGGAATTTTTTCGACAGCGTATTGCATAAAATGATGATTTTGACCGGCCATAGGCCCTAATCCTCCCACCTGCCAAAAAAGCCACATAATGGTTTCATAACGCCCACGCTCGTCTTTAGGGATAAATTTGCCTATTTTATCTGCTAAATAAAGCAAAATAGCCCCAGATTCAAATAGAGCAATGGGGGCGCCATCTGAAGGGGAATGGTCAATAATCGCAGGAATTTTATTATTGGGGGAAATGGCTAAAAATTCTGGTTTAAATTGATCACCAGCACCAATATTAATTGGTATAACTTGGTATTCTAATTCTGACTCTTCAAGAAAGAGTGTGATTTTGTGCCCGTTTGTAGTAGGCCAATAATAAAGATCAATCATAATCCCTTCCTCTGTCATTAGCGTTATTTTTTTACCATAACCTATTGCGAATAAAAAAGCTGCAAATACAAAATAAAAACAGCAAAAAACTATAATTAGTACATACCTATTACTTCGGATAAGTATGGCTATAAACTCAAACAAAGATGACAAGAAATTACAAGCGTTCTCAAAAATAGAAACGCTACCAAGCTATATTAAATTGCATCGCGCATTAGCCATGTTGCATCGCGTAGGCGCAGACGATATTTATTTTATGGTTACCAAAGGTATTTCGACTAATAAAATTATTATCGAAGATAAAGAATATATTAATTATTGTGGATACAATTATATAGGAATGTCTGGCGATCCCCGCGTAACTAAAGCAACAATCAAAGCAGTTGAAGAATATGGGAGCTCTGTATCTGCTAGCCGTATTGTTTCAGGTGAAAAACCCCTGCACCGTGAGTTAGAGTTAACCATCGCCAAACTTTTAGGCGTGGAAAATAGTTTAGTATTTTCAGCGGGACATGCGACTAATGTCTCGGTAATAACGTCGATTGTGGGGCCTGACGATTTGGTCATTCACGACGCTTTGATTCATAATAGTTTGTGGCAGGGGACACTTTTTTCGCGCGCAAAACATGTTTTATTTCCGCATAACGATTACGAAGCGTTAGAAAGAATTCTGAAGAAAAAACGTAACGACTATGAGCGAGTACTTATTTTGACAGAAGGTGTATTCAGCATGGACGGTGACATCAGTGACGTACCAAAGCTCATCGCACTAAAGAAAAAATATTTTGCCTTTCTCATGGTAGATGAAGCACATTCAATGGGTGTCATTGGCAAACATGGTCTAGGAATAAGGGAATATTTTGATATAAATCCCGCGGATGTGGATATTTGGATGGGTACCTTGAGCAAATCTTTTGGTAGCTGCGGTGGCTATATTGCCGGCACGCATAATCTTATCCGCTATTTGAAATATACCTGCGGAGGTTTTATGTTTAGCGCGGGAATGTCGCCCGCAAATGCGGCTGCCGCACTTGAGGCAATACATCTATTAGAAGATGAACCGCAGAGAATCGAACGCTTACAACAACGATCACAACAATTATTATCGACATTAAAACAAATAGGTGCCAACACGCTTACAAGCGAGAACACACCGATTATACCCGTTATGGTAAGAACCGAATTGAATGCCATTCGTTTAAGTCATGAATTATTTAAAAGGGGCATTTTAGCGGCTCCCATTTTTTTTCCAGGAGTAAAAAAAGGGACGGCACGAGTC contains:
- a CDS encoding glutathione S-transferase N-terminal domain-containing protein, which codes for MIDLYYWPTTNGHKITLFLEESELEYQVIPINIGAGDQFKPEFLAISPNNKIPAIIDHSPSDGAPIALFESGAILLYLADKIGKFIPKDERGRYETIMWLFWQVGGLGPMAGQNHHFMQYAVEKIPYAIERYIKETSRLYAVLDKQLENKEFITGEYSIADMACYPWIVPHEKQMQNLNDFPHLQRWFNLVAARPAVKRAYALKDSINPGSTMTDQAKKILFGQDSNLIRKK
- a CDS encoding aminotransferase class I/II-fold pyridoxal phosphate-dependent enzyme — protein: MAINSNKDDKKLQAFSKIETLPSYIKLHRALAMLHRVGADDIYFMVTKGISTNKIIIEDKEYINYCGYNYIGMSGDPRVTKATIKAVEEYGSSVSASRIVSGEKPLHRELELTIAKLLGVENSLVFSAGHATNVSVITSIVGPDDLVIHDALIHNSLWQGTLFSRAKHVLFPHNDYEALERILKKKRNDYERVLILTEGVFSMDGDISDVPKLIALKKKYFAFLMVDEAHSMGVIGKHGLGIREYFDINPADVDIWMGTLSKSFGSCGGYIAGTHNLIRYLKYTCGGFMFSAGMSPANAAAALEAIHLLEDEPQRIERLQQRSQQLLSTLKQIGANTLTSENTPIIPVMVRTELNAIRLSHELFKRGILAAPIFFPGVKKGTARVRFFVTCLHTEEEIKYTCEVIKEILSTLKV